From the Gemmatimonas sp. UBA7669 genome, one window contains:
- a CDS encoding peptidase E, whose product MNRRDFVTSTTLAAAALGLPEAAHALDSTSPAPAMSDSTQATPDSPRATRKILIAGGGFRTKFIGYMAQLTGKTRPRICYLPTASADSPQSALGFYQACAPLNVEPYVQNMYIESLSQTQGFDEVLLSMDAIVVSGGNTLNQQAIWKAQGVDLILREAWNRGIVLGGASAGSLCWFDEGTTDSRPKALSIVKCLGFIKGSHSPHYDAEAGRRPLYHKLIGSGEMQPGYACDNDAGIYFEDNTVKRVVHTRAEAKCYYVSVVNGKVEERVLEPEMI is encoded by the coding sequence ATGAACCGACGCGACTTCGTGACCTCCACCACGCTGGCGGCCGCCGCCCTCGGACTGCCCGAGGCCGCGCACGCTCTCGACTCCACTTCTCCGGCACCCGCCATGTCCGACTCCACGCAGGCGACACCAGACTCGCCGCGCGCCACGCGCAAGATTCTCATTGCCGGCGGGGGCTTCCGCACGAAGTTCATCGGCTACATGGCGCAGCTCACCGGCAAGACGCGTCCGCGCATCTGCTATCTGCCCACCGCCAGCGCCGACAGTCCGCAGTCCGCACTCGGGTTCTATCAAGCCTGCGCGCCGCTCAACGTCGAGCCCTACGTGCAGAACATGTACATCGAAAGCCTTTCGCAAACGCAGGGCTTCGATGAAGTGCTGCTGTCCATGGACGCCATTGTCGTGAGCGGTGGCAACACCCTCAATCAGCAGGCCATCTGGAAGGCCCAGGGCGTGGACCTCATTCTGCGCGAAGCCTGGAACCGTGGCATCGTGCTCGGCGGCGCCAGCGCCGGCTCACTGTGCTGGTTCGACGAGGGCACCACCGACTCACGCCCCAAGGCCCTGTCCATCGTGAAGTGCCTGGGCTTCATCAAGGGCAGCCACTCGCCACATTACGACGCCGAAGCGGGACGCCGGCCGTTGTATCACAAGCTCATTGGCTCGGGCGAGATGCAGCCCGGCTACGCCTGCGACAATGACGCCGGCATCTACTTCGAAGACAACACCGTCAAGCGTGTCGTGCACACCCGCGCCGAAGCCAAGTGCTACTACGTGAGCGTGGTCAACGGAAAGGTCGAAGAGCGAGTCCTCGAACCGGAGATGATCTGA
- a CDS encoding SEC-C domain-containing protein: MSSDRNAPCPCGSGRKFKKCHGAALPPEAAALPAPERERLQRAVQLLERDRRVHTELNDWCDRRLGPDWANAALDQFAGAPDLDLSEFDESFYGHWLLHHRPAANNQATPGKQWLEAQRARHGHRMDGDVEALITALGESRVGFWRIQDIEPGVGYTLHDLLSNHAAFVHDDSGALGDMVDDVCLAYVTTLDDLQIVTGAYLDLLPREEAEQVAQAVREAAGVEAQAATAAPLRAFLSDYRNHITLRNLWHAHANAYWDAQDPHVTDDQ, from the coding sequence ATGTCCTCGGATAGAAACGCCCCCTGCCCCTGCGGCTCCGGTCGCAAGTTCAAGAAATGCCACGGTGCCGCCCTCCCGCCCGAGGCCGCCGCCCTGCCCGCCCCCGAGCGTGAGCGCCTGCAGCGCGCCGTGCAGCTGCTCGAGCGCGATCGCCGCGTGCACACTGAACTCAACGACTGGTGCGACCGCAGACTTGGCCCCGACTGGGCCAATGCCGCGCTCGACCAGTTTGCCGGCGCACCCGATTTGGACTTGAGCGAGTTCGACGAATCATTCTACGGCCACTGGCTCCTCCACCATCGTCCCGCCGCGAACAATCAAGCCACGCCGGGCAAACAATGGCTCGAGGCCCAGCGCGCTCGGCACGGCCATCGCATGGACGGCGACGTCGAAGCCCTCATTACCGCGCTCGGTGAATCACGCGTGGGCTTCTGGCGCATCCAGGACATCGAACCGGGCGTGGGCTACACCCTGCACGATCTGCTCAGCAACCATGCCGCCTTTGTGCACGACGACAGCGGCGCACTCGGTGATATGGTCGATGACGTGTGTCTTGCCTATGTCACCACGCTCGACGACCTGCAGATCGTGACCGGTGCCTACCTCGATCTGCTCCCACGCGAAGAGGCCGAGCAGGTGGCCCAGGCTGTACGCGAGGCAGCCGGCGTGGAAGCCCAGGCGGCAACCGCCGCGCCACTCCGCGCGTTTCTCAGCGACTATCGCAACCACATTACGCTGCGCAATCTCTGGCACGCGCACGCCAACGCCTACTGGGACGCACAGGACCCACACGTGACCGACGACCAATGA